Proteins from a single region of Mucilaginibacter daejeonensis:
- a CDS encoding methyltransferase domain-containing protein: MKWNADLYDDKHSFVSQFGENVLELLDVKAGESILDIGCGTGDLTKLIKEQGADVIGTDNSPEMIAQARFKYPDVRFEVEDAANFTVEYPCDAVFSNAALHWIHNSAGVIRSVFEALKPGGRFVAEMGGKGNVGKLRAALKQVLQQRGYTMQAETQIWYFPSLGEYTNLLERGGFRVTYAAHFDRKTPLQDGDQGVAKWIKMFGSQYFKGIPEAEQADILQEVTDLLEPAYNENGQWYADYKRLRFIAIKE, translated from the coding sequence ATGAAATGGAACGCAGATCTATACGACGATAAACACAGCTTTGTATCGCAATTTGGCGAGAACGTGCTGGAGCTACTGGACGTAAAAGCCGGCGAATCCATATTGGATATTGGCTGCGGCACCGGCGACCTCACCAAATTGATCAAAGAACAGGGCGCCGATGTGATAGGGACCGACAACTCACCCGAAATGATCGCACAGGCACGTTTTAAATACCCTGATGTGAGATTCGAGGTGGAGGATGCCGCTAACTTTACAGTAGAGTATCCTTGTGATGCCGTATTCTCGAACGCGGCGCTACACTGGATCCACAACTCAGCCGGCGTGATCCGTTCGGTATTCGAGGCACTCAAACCAGGCGGCCGCTTTGTGGCCGAAATGGGCGGTAAGGGCAATGTCGGTAAACTACGAGCCGCGCTTAAACAAGTGTTACAACAACGCGGCTACACCATGCAGGCCGAAACGCAGATCTGGTACTTCCCTTCATTGGGCGAGTATACCAACCTGCTCGAACGTGGCGGTTTCAGAGTGACCTACGCGGCTCATTTTGACCGCAAAACACCGCTGCAAGACGGCGACCAGGGCGTAGCCAAGTGGATCAAAATGTTCGGCAGCCAATACTTTAAAGGCATACCTGAAGCCGAACAGGCAGATATACTGCAAGAGGTGACCGACCTGCTCGAACCCGCCTACAACGAGAACGGCCAATGGTACGCCGATTATAAAAGATTAAGATTTATAGCGATAAAAGAATAG
- the leuB gene encoding 3-isopropylmalate dehydrogenase produces MKKHILVIPGDGIGPEVTTWGKAVLEHIASAYEHEFTYDEALMGHAGIEATGNPLPDETLEKAKASDAILFGAIGHIKYDNDPSAKVRPEQGLLKIRKELGLYANLRPIMLFDELLDASSLKPAVLRGTDILFFRELTGDVYFGEKIRSEDRNTASDLMIYHRYEVERIARKAFEAAQARSKRLCSVDKANVLESSRLWREVVQGLAPEYPDVETEHMFIDNAAMQLVKNPKKFDVVLTANLFGDILTDEASQIAGSMGMLASASVGDGTGFFEPIHGSAHDIAGQNKANPLASILSVALMLEISFGLKEEAKRVTSAIDQVLKAGYRTGDIADSQTQPEKILGTKEMGEMVLQFLGKPELK; encoded by the coding sequence ATCAAAAAACATATCCTGGTCATCCCTGGTGATGGCATCGGCCCCGAGGTAACTACCTGGGGTAAAGCAGTTCTGGAGCACATCGCTTCGGCATATGAGCACGAGTTCACTTACGACGAAGCGCTGATGGGCCACGCCGGCATTGAAGCCACAGGCAACCCACTGCCCGATGAAACACTTGAAAAAGCAAAAGCCAGCGATGCGATACTGTTCGGTGCCATAGGTCACATCAAATATGATAATGACCCATCGGCCAAGGTACGCCCGGAGCAAGGCTTATTGAAGATCCGGAAGGAACTTGGCCTGTATGCTAACCTGCGCCCGATCATGCTGTTCGATGAGCTGCTGGATGCATCGAGCCTAAAACCGGCCGTACTGCGCGGTACTGATATCCTTTTCTTCCGCGAATTGACCGGCGACGTTTACTTTGGTGAGAAGATCCGCAGCGAGGACCGTAACACGGCATCTGACCTGATGATCTACCATCGTTATGAGGTAGAGCGTATAGCGCGCAAGGCTTTTGAGGCCGCTCAGGCACGCAGTAAACGTCTTTGCTCGGTAGATAAGGCCAACGTGCTGGAATCATCACGCTTATGGCGCGAAGTGGTACAAGGTCTGGCACCTGAGTATCCAGATGTAGAGACCGAGCACATGTTCATTGACAATGCCGCCATGCAACTGGTGAAGAACCCTAAAAAGTTCGACGTGGTTCTGACCGCTAACCTGTTCGGTGACATCCTAACCGACGAGGCCTCTCAGATCGCGGGATCGATGGGTATGCTGGCATCAGCTTCCGTTGGCGATGGTACAGGCTTCTTTGAGCCAATCCACGGTTCGGCACATGACATTGCCGGTCAGAACAAGGCTAACCCGCTTGCCTCTATCCTATCGGTGGCTCTGATGCTCGAGATCAGCTTTGGCCTCAAAGAAGAAGCCAAGCGTGTGACCTCGGCCATTGACCAGGTACTTAAAGCAGGCTACCGCACCGGCGACATTGCCGACAGCCAGACCCAGCCTGAAAAGATATTAGGCACCAAAGAAATGGGTGAGATGGTCTTGCAGTTCCTGGGTAAACCTGAATTGAAATAA
- the leuD gene encoding 3-isopropylmalate dehydratase small subunit, translating to MATKIFKHLQTSVVPLPIENIDTDQIIPARFLKATTREGFGNNLFRDWRFDENDQPKADFVLNHPTYSGKILVAGKNFGCGSSREHAAWAISDYGFDVVVSSFFADIFKGNALNNGLLPIQVSDEFLKKIFDTVYEDAHAQIEVDLDNQFIKIASTGEQESFEINPYKKACLLNGYDDIDYILSNKQLVEEYENK from the coding sequence ATGGCGACCAAGATATTTAAACACTTACAAACCTCGGTAGTGCCTTTGCCTATCGAAAATATTGATACCGACCAGATCATTCCGGCAAGGTTCCTGAAGGCCACCACTCGTGAAGGTTTTGGCAACAACTTGTTCCGCGACTGGCGCTTTGATGAGAATGATCAGCCTAAGGCCGATTTCGTGCTCAATCACCCTACCTACTCGGGTAAGATCCTGGTAGCAGGCAAGAACTTTGGCTGCGGAAGTAGTCGTGAGCATGCCGCCTGGGCCATATCTGACTATGGTTTTGATGTGGTAGTGAGCAGCTTTTTTGCCGACATATTTAAAGGCAACGCCCTGAACAACGGCCTGCTGCCTATCCAGGTGAGCGACGAGTTCTTGAAAAAGATATTCGATACCGTTTACGAGGATGCACACGCCCAGATCGAGGTAGACCTGGACAACCAGTTCATCAAGATCGCCAGCACAGGCGAGCAGGAGAGCTTCGAGATCAATCCGTACAAAAAGGCCTGCCTCCTGAACGGGTATGATGATATCGACTACATCCTGAGCAACAAACAATTAGTAGAGGAATACGAAAATAAGTAA